Proteins encoded together in one Nostoc sp. PCC 7524 window:
- the scpB gene encoding SMC-Scp complex subunit ScpB: MNTATATKIEAILYLKGKPLSLGEIAEYAACDRATVEEGIIELMDNYARRDSALEVVETPDGYSLQLRSDYHDLVQTLIPVELGLGALRTLAAIALNSPILQSDLINLRGSGVYQHVPELVELGFVRKRRDNESRSYSLQVTPKFHQYFQIEQLPQAFEKEPKEQQLELDLEAGVGSGE, encoded by the coding sequence ATGAATACAGCCACAGCGACTAAGATAGAAGCGATTCTCTATTTGAAGGGTAAACCCTTGTCGCTCGGCGAAATCGCCGAGTATGCCGCCTGCGATCGCGCCACGGTCGAGGAAGGTATCATTGAGCTAATGGACAACTACGCCCGCCGAGATAGCGCCTTGGAAGTCGTAGAGACCCCAGATGGTTACAGTTTGCAGCTGCGGTCTGACTACCATGACTTAGTGCAAACGCTGATTCCCGTAGAATTAGGACTAGGGGCATTGCGAACACTAGCAGCGATCGCTCTCAATAGTCCCATCCTCCAAAGTGATTTAATTAACCTGCGCGGTTCGGGGGTATATCAACACGTTCCCGAACTGGTAGAACTAGGTTTTGTTCGTAAGCGTCGAGATAATGAATCCCGTTCCTATTCCCTACAAGTTACACCAAAATTTCATCAATATTTCCAAATTGAGCAACTTCCCCAAGCGTTTGAGAAAGAACCGAAAGAACAGCAGCTAGAACTCGACTTAGAAGCGGGAGTAGGGAGTGGGGAGTAG
- a CDS encoding heavy metal translocating P-type ATPase has translation MIIATKSEADEREVTPTQRIDYCVVHKIPGRVRFRVPLLAHDSQYAQRLQDLLASDDQITAIRVNQWASSVAIQYQLSGSSDELMQAYLVRLLHKAWECQQVKVNRQKPEATDDAGVKLPALATVLAVLGLGLPIPRTIIAATVALAALPIAKRAYNSITQERKLNIDCLDFIAIALTSSQGNLLTPALVMTLHEIGDTIRDRTARVTENQAANLLDSLGHYAWVKQPDGQKKRILATEVQPKDTVIVYPGEQIPVDGEILRGKALIDQQRLTGEAMPVLRQVGQAVYASTLVREGEIYIQAERVGNATRAGASIELVQQAPVHDTRMGNYAAMVADKAIMPALIFAGLVFAATRSPARAASILTLDFVTGIRVSLPTTFLAALHHATRHGVLIRSGHALEKLAEVDTLVFDKTGTLTKGDIEVVEVETVAGRISSHRLLELAAAAEQRLTHPVAEAVVRYAEKLGKEILPRQEFTYEIGLGVKAEIDGEQVLVGSDRFLRQSGIALDCLYEPHQCNHADCPQHLNCRISAHDSLLYIAVNGEFQGVIYYTDPLRLESPAIIQQLQTEYGMEIHLLTGDNQQRAIAVAEKLGIPQSQVHAEAFPEQKAEIIRQLHETGKTVAFTGDGLNDSIALAYADVAISFGGGSEVARETADVVLMDDNLSSFVEAIAIARETKALIQQNIGLSVVPNLAALGLATTVGLHPLAATVVHNGSAIAAGLNGLRPLMHQDPPR, from the coding sequence ATGATCATCGCCACCAAGTCAGAAGCAGACGAGAGGGAAGTTACCCCTACTCAGAGAATTGATTATTGTGTAGTGCATAAGATTCCAGGGAGGGTAAGATTTCGCGTTCCCTTGCTAGCCCATGACTCCCAGTATGCCCAACGCCTACAAGATTTACTAGCATCTGACGATCAGATTACTGCGATACGCGTTAATCAGTGGGCTAGTTCTGTTGCGATTCAATATCAATTATCCGGTAGTAGTGATGAGCTAATGCAAGCTTATCTAGTGCGTTTGCTGCATAAGGCTTGGGAATGTCAACAGGTAAAGGTTAACAGGCAAAAACCAGAAGCAACAGACGATGCTGGGGTGAAATTACCAGCATTAGCTACAGTTTTAGCTGTATTGGGGTTGGGATTGCCGATTCCCAGAACTATTATTGCGGCGACTGTGGCGCTTGCGGCTTTACCCATTGCTAAACGGGCTTATAACAGCATCACCCAAGAACGAAAATTAAATATAGATTGTCTGGATTTTATCGCGATCGCCTTAACTTCTAGTCAAGGAAATCTCCTCACACCAGCTTTGGTGATGACACTACATGAAATTGGCGATACAATCCGCGATCGCACAGCTAGAGTTACTGAAAATCAGGCTGCCAATCTCCTGGATTCCTTGGGACATTATGCTTGGGTAAAACAACCAGACGGGCAGAAAAAACGCATCTTAGCTACAGAAGTCCAACCAAAAGATACAGTAATTGTCTACCCCGGTGAGCAAATACCCGTAGATGGCGAGATATTGCGTGGTAAAGCGTTAATTGATCAGCAAAGATTGACTGGTGAAGCCATGCCTGTATTACGTCAAGTAGGACAAGCGGTTTATGCTTCTACCCTAGTGCGAGAAGGAGAAATTTACATCCAAGCGGAACGTGTAGGTAATGCTACCCGTGCAGGAGCAAGTATTGAGTTAGTCCAACAAGCGCCCGTTCACGATACCCGCATGGGCAATTATGCCGCCATGGTTGCAGACAAAGCGATCATGCCTGCGCTGATTTTTGCAGGGCTGGTATTTGCTGCTACCCGTAGCCCCGCTAGGGCTGCATCTATACTCACCCTCGACTTTGTAACAGGTATTCGCGTTTCTCTACCTACAACATTCTTAGCAGCACTGCACCACGCCACCAGACACGGGGTTCTCATCCGCAGTGGCCATGCTTTGGAAAAATTAGCAGAGGTAGACACGCTCGTATTTGATAAAACCGGCACATTAACCAAAGGCGACATTGAGGTTGTAGAAGTAGAAACCGTAGCCGGGAGAATATCTAGCCACAGATTATTAGAACTAGCAGCCGCCGCCGAACAACGCCTAACTCATCCAGTGGCGGAAGCGGTGGTACGTTATGCGGAAAAACTAGGTAAAGAAATTCTACCGCGCCAAGAATTTACCTATGAAATTGGTTTAGGTGTCAAGGCGGAAATTGATGGGGAACAAGTATTAGTAGGTAGCGATCGCTTTTTACGCCAGTCTGGTATTGCCTTAGATTGCTTGTATGAACCACATCAATGCAACCATGCAGATTGTCCCCAGCATCTCAATTGCCGCATCTCTGCCCATGATTCCTTGCTGTATATAGCAGTCAACGGAGAATTCCAAGGGGTAATTTATTACACAGATCCCCTGCGCCTAGAAAGTCCAGCCATCATTCAGCAATTACAAACTGAATACGGTATGGAAATTCATCTACTGACAGGAGATAATCAACAACGGGCGATCGCTGTAGCTGAGAAACTGGGCATACCGCAATCACAAGTTCATGCCGAAGCCTTCCCTGAACAAAAAGCCGAAATTATCCGCCAACTGCACGAAACTGGTAAAACTGTAGCCTTTACCGGCGACGGTTTAAACGATTCTATTGCTTTAGCCTATGCTGATGTAGCGATTTCCTTTGGCGGAGGTTCCGAAGTTGCTAGAGAAACAGCCGATGTAGTCCTGATGGATGATAACCTTAGCAGTTTTGTCGAAGCAATAGCGATCGCCCGTGAAACCAAAGCCCTCATTCAGCAAAATATCGGGTTATCAGTCGTTCCCAACTTAGCAGCATTAGGACTAGCCACCACCGTAGGGCTACATCCCTTAGCGGCGACAGTCGTACATAATGGTTCAGCCATTGCAGCCGGGTTAAATGGTTTGCGTCCCCTCATGCACCAAGATCCGCCGAGGTAG
- the ispD gene encoding 2-C-methyl-D-erythritol 4-phosphate cytidylyltransferase, with protein sequence MYLLIPAAGVGKRMGSDRNKLLLEVRSQPLLTWTLLAAQAATEISWIGIISQPTDWPEFKAILATLNLTKPVELIIGGATRQESVYKGLQALPKAAEQVLIHDGARCLVTPDLLNSCAQAIRHCSGLIAAVPVKDTIKVVDANGIIQSTPDRRHLWAAQTPQGFNVKLLKQCHDEGVRQGWEVTDDAALFEKCGIEVRIVEGEETNLKVTTPQDLAIAEFILSSRQGVGSGE encoded by the coding sequence GTGTATCTATTAATTCCAGCCGCAGGCGTAGGTAAAAGAATGGGGAGTGACCGGAATAAACTCCTCTTAGAAGTGCGATCGCAACCCCTTCTGACTTGGACACTCTTAGCTGCACAAGCAGCCACGGAAATTAGTTGGATTGGGATTATCTCTCAGCCGACAGATTGGCCAGAATTTAAAGCCATTCTCGCCACCTTAAACTTAACTAAACCAGTAGAGTTAATTATTGGTGGGGCAACCCGTCAAGAATCCGTTTATAAAGGCTTACAGGCACTACCAAAAGCAGCAGAGCAAGTTTTAATTCATGATGGTGCTAGATGTTTAGTAACACCAGATTTACTCAACTCCTGCGCCCAAGCCATTCGCCACTGTTCGGGCTTGATTGCGGCTGTCCCCGTCAAGGACACGATCAAAGTTGTTGACGCAAATGGCATAATTCAAAGTACACCCGACCGTCGCCATCTTTGGGCAGCACAGACTCCCCAAGGCTTCAACGTTAAGTTGTTGAAACAGTGTCATGATGAAGGTGTGCGGCAAGGTTGGGAAGTAACCGACGATGCAGCTTTATTTGAAAAGTGTGGCATCGAAGTCAGAATTGTGGAAGGAGAGGAGACGAATTTAAAAGTCACCACACCCCAAGACTTAGCGATCGCAGAATTTATCCTCAGCAGTAGACAAGGAGTGGGGAGTGGAGAGTAG
- a CDS encoding peptidoglycan DD-metalloendopeptidase family protein: MNFLYRFVFLSGLVSAVTLASLLPNSNSVSLAVEGCPVPALSRFRRHKVARGDTLVSIAQRYNLVPETIVGMNPSLQDGSLPAVGSELQIPPFNGVVVEVPRNQTWRQVAARYKVRPDTLFEVNGCQKDPRIVFVPGINWSPNGFTPSPKTTTTSTARIQLSGYPFEQIAEVALPYGWQINPNTGQVFFHSGIDLLADVGTSVEAIAPGRIVFAQEQGTYGNLVIINHNGGLQSRYAHLDSIQVKVGQQVNQGQVLGTVGTTGQPTGKQSHLHFEIRSSSSLGWVAENPKDYLKP, from the coding sequence ATGAATTTTCTCTATCGTTTTGTTTTTCTGAGTGGCTTAGTCAGTGCCGTGACACTAGCAAGTCTATTGCCAAATTCCAACAGTGTTAGTTTGGCAGTAGAAGGTTGTCCAGTTCCGGCGCTGTCTCGCTTTCGGCGGCATAAGGTGGCGCGTGGCGATACTTTAGTTAGCATTGCACAACGTTACAATCTTGTGCCAGAAACGATTGTAGGTATGAATCCATCTCTTCAAGATGGTTCATTGCCTGCTGTGGGTAGTGAACTTCAGATTCCTCCTTTCAATGGGGTTGTGGTGGAAGTACCTCGCAATCAAACTTGGCGACAAGTAGCAGCAAGGTATAAAGTCCGTCCTGATACGCTATTTGAAGTCAACGGTTGTCAAAAAGACCCCAGAATTGTATTTGTACCGGGGATCAATTGGTCGCCTAATGGTTTTACTCCGTCTCCTAAGACTACTACTACATCTACTGCCCGAATTCAGTTATCTGGGTATCCGTTTGAGCAAATAGCAGAGGTAGCTTTACCCTATGGTTGGCAGATTAACCCAAATACAGGTCAGGTGTTCTTCCATAGCGGGATAGATTTATTAGCAGATGTAGGAACTTCTGTAGAAGCGATCGCACCCGGTAGAATAGTATTTGCTCAAGAACAGGGTACTTATGGTAATTTGGTCATCATCAACCACAATGGCGGACTGCAAAGCCGCTACGCCCATCTAGATAGTATTCAAGTGAAAGTCGGTCAACAAGTGAATCAAGGGCAGGTATTAGGAACAGTCGGTACAACTGGACAGCCCACTGGTAAACAATCTCACCTCCATTTTGAAATCCGTTCCAGTTCTTCTTTAGGTTGGGTAGCAGAAAATCCCAAGGATTATTTAAAACCATAA
- a CDS encoding FeoA family protein: protein MSVKLSILKPGQIATITAINTQESGLQRRLEAMGFKVGQQVKVLRKAWLKGPLHLRVGLTTEVAMRRNEAEGILVSIGMGE, encoded by the coding sequence ATGAGTGTAAAACTATCAATACTCAAACCTGGGCAAATTGCGACGATAACTGCAATTAACACCCAAGAATCAGGCTTACAAAGACGACTAGAAGCAATGGGTTTCAAAGTTGGGCAACAGGTGAAGGTACTCCGCAAAGCCTGGCTGAAAGGCCCCTTACATCTGCGCGTCGGGTTAACTACAGAAGTAGCCATGCGGCGAAATGAAGCGGAGGGGATTTTGGTAAGTATTGGGATGGGGGAGTAG
- a CDS encoding Mov34/MPN/PAD-1 family protein has translation MLKFLPEQLQTILSHAESTYPDECCGLLLGYLVDGVKTVVEVIPTANAWDSEAENFAADNTTHSTERRYAIAPQIMLQVQRQARDRSLNIIGIYHSHPDYSPIPSECDRLYAWSGYSYIIASVQNGAASDIKSWTLDNTHHFQAEEVFTMKNLTPQSPVPNPQSPLS, from the coding sequence ATGCTCAAATTTCTCCCAGAACAGTTACAAACTATCCTGAGTCATGCTGAAAGTACCTACCCTGATGAGTGCTGCGGGTTACTTTTGGGGTATCTGGTGGATGGGGTGAAGACTGTAGTTGAGGTGATACCAACAGCGAATGCTTGGGATAGCGAAGCCGAAAATTTTGCTGCTGACAATACTACTCATAGCACCGAGCGAAGATATGCGATCGCTCCCCAAATCATGTTACAAGTGCAAAGGCAAGCACGCGATCGCTCACTAAATATCATTGGTATTTATCACTCCCATCCCGACTATTCTCCTATACCCTCAGAATGCGATCGCCTATATGCTTGGTCAGGATACTCATATATAATAGCTTCCGTTCAAAATGGTGCGGCTAGTGACATCAAAAGTTGGACTCTTGATAACACTCATCACTTTCAAGCCGAGGAAGTTTTCACCATGAAAAACCTAACCCCCCAATCCCCAGTCCCCAATCCCCAATCCCCCCTTTCCTGA
- the moeB gene encoding molybdopterin-synthase adenylyltransferase MoeB: MLNPNLEDIQLSKDDYERYSRHLILPEVGVEGQKRLKAASVLCIGTGGLGSPLLLYLAAAGIGRIGIVDFDVVDTSNLQRQVIHGTSWVGKPKIESAKNRIHEINPYCQVDLYETRLSSENALDIIRPYDIVVDGTDNFPTRYLVNDACVLLNKPNVYGSIFRFEGQATVFNYEGGPNYRDLYPEPPPPGMVPSCAEGGVLGILPGMIGVIQATETVKIILGNGNTLSGRLLLYNALDMKFRELKLRPNPIRPVIEKLIDYEQFCGIPQAKAAEAQQQQDIQEMTVTQLKELLDSGAKDFVLLDVRNPNEYDIAKIPGSVLVPLPDIENGNGVAKVKEILNGHRLIAHCKMGGRSAKALAILKDAGIVGTNVKGGIQAWSREVDPSVPEY; the protein is encoded by the coding sequence ATGCTCAATCCCAATCTGGAAGATATCCAGTTGTCTAAGGACGATTATGAACGCTACTCTCGCCACCTAATTCTGCCGGAGGTGGGAGTGGAAGGGCAAAAGCGCCTGAAAGCTGCCAGTGTGTTATGTATCGGTACAGGTGGATTAGGTTCACCATTGCTGTTATATCTAGCAGCCGCAGGTATTGGGCGCATCGGTATTGTTGACTTCGATGTGGTGGATACTTCCAACCTGCAAAGGCAAGTCATTCACGGTACATCCTGGGTGGGTAAACCTAAGATTGAATCGGCTAAAAATCGCATCCACGAGATTAACCCCTATTGTCAGGTTGATCTCTATGAAACCCGTCTGAGTTCGGAAAACGCTTTAGATATCATCAGACCTTACGATATTGTGGTGGATGGCACTGATAACTTCCCTACTAGATATCTAGTTAACGACGCTTGCGTATTACTCAACAAACCCAACGTTTACGGTTCGATTTTCCGCTTTGAAGGACAAGCAACCGTATTTAATTATGAAGGCGGGCCGAACTACCGTGACTTGTACCCCGAACCACCACCACCAGGAATGGTTCCCTCCTGTGCAGAAGGTGGAGTATTGGGGATTCTGCCAGGGATGATTGGTGTGATTCAAGCCACAGAAACCGTCAAGATTATTTTGGGTAATGGTAATACTTTAAGTGGCAGACTGTTGCTGTACAATGCTCTAGACATGAAATTCCGGGAGTTAAAGCTGCGTCCTAATCCCATCCGTCCAGTGATTGAAAAGCTGATAGATTACGAACAATTCTGTGGTATCCCGCAAGCCAAAGCAGCAGAGGCGCAACAGCAGCAAGATATTCAAGAAATGACTGTGACTCAGTTGAAGGAATTGTTAGATAGTGGTGCGAAAGATTTTGTACTGCTGGATGTGCGTAACCCTAACGAGTACGACATTGCTAAAATTCCTGGTTCAGTTTTAGTACCTTTACCAGACATTGAAAACGGTAATGGTGTCGCTAAAGTTAAAGAAATCCTCAACGGTCATCGCTTAATTGCTCATTGTAAAATGGGCGGGCGATCGGCTAAAGCTCTAGCTATCCTCAAGGATGCGGGGATTGTGGGTACGAACGTCAAAGGTGGAATTCAGGCTTGGAGTCGGGAAGTAGATCCCTCAGTTCCAGAGTATTAA
- the feoB gene encoding ferrous iron transporter B, with amino-acid sequence MSHCHDSGSGIAGLQSHPGVKRVAVLGMPNVGKSTLFNRITKAGAFVGNWPGVTVDLLHAQVAWDGQKVEFVDLPGIYDLEGYSEDEQVVQTFFTTYPVDLVLVILNAAQIDRQIRLALQVKALGMPAVVILNMADEARHFGITIHSEKLAQKLGMPVALVSAKYGSGYAIAIRKISQQLAENTVPIAPEELKQQILAHRQIPESQIQATLENTVEIPSRLFKTFTERLDQVLLHPLLGLPLFFLSIYLMFEFVWLVGLPLQDVSDTITGWLQQVAIVPLTAHLPEFWRGFLVDGIYGGLATVASFIPLVMTFFFMMAIVEDSGYFSRAAYMMDALMYHFGLDGRSFVLLIMGFGCNIPAIMGTRVMRSRALRFLTMLIIPFALCSARLTVFVFIIDALFDRRWGPLVLFSLYLFSFGVALLTGLLLKGSFQNQEPFVIELPPYRFPTLKQIFLRGWGELKQFLQRATGFITAGVAGVWLLSNLPQGTANPISSTGEMLIAIPIVVGMVTGWDAVKAFLKRASGFIVLGLLAIWLLTNLPGGESASYATRIGEFFAPVLNPAGIPQELTIALIFGFIAKEILVGSLATIYNLADPNAVQATIAQTISPIQAYSFMLFCLLYTPCLATVATIKSESKSIRFTLLSVAYGLTLAWIVSTLFYQGAKFLGLS; translated from the coding sequence GTGTCACATTGCCATGATTCTGGTTCAGGTATTGCTGGGTTGCAAAGTCATCCTGGAGTTAAAAGGGTTGCGGTTTTGGGAATGCCGAATGTAGGTAAATCTACTTTATTTAATCGTATTACTAAAGCGGGTGCATTTGTAGGAAATTGGCCTGGCGTGACAGTTGATCTATTACACGCACAAGTGGCTTGGGATGGACAAAAGGTAGAGTTTGTTGATCTGCCCGGTATTTATGACTTGGAGGGATACTCTGAAGATGAGCAGGTAGTGCAAACTTTCTTTACTACTTACCCAGTAGATTTAGTGCTGGTAATTCTCAATGCAGCTCAAATAGATCGTCAAATTCGTCTAGCCTTACAAGTTAAAGCCTTGGGAATGCCGGCTGTAGTAATTCTCAATATGGCAGATGAAGCCAGACATTTTGGGATCACAATTCATTCAGAAAAATTAGCCCAAAAGTTGGGGATGCCAGTAGCTTTAGTTAGTGCTAAGTATGGTAGCGGTTATGCGATCGCTATCCGTAAAATCAGTCAACAATTGGCAGAAAACACAGTCCCCATTGCACCGGAAGAACTCAAGCAGCAGATTTTAGCCCATCGACAAATTCCAGAGTCACAAATTCAAGCCACCCTAGAAAATACAGTAGAAATACCCTCGCGGTTGTTCAAAACGTTTACAGAAAGGCTGGATCAGGTATTACTACACCCATTGCTAGGGCTACCACTGTTTTTTCTGTCTATTTACTTAATGTTTGAGTTCGTTTGGCTGGTGGGGCTACCATTGCAGGATGTGTCTGATACTATTACAGGGTGGTTACAGCAGGTAGCTATTGTTCCCCTAACTGCCCATTTGCCTGAGTTTTGGCGGGGATTTTTGGTAGATGGTATTTATGGTGGGTTAGCTACGGTAGCATCATTTATTCCCCTAGTGATGACCTTTTTCTTCATGATGGCGATTGTAGAGGATAGCGGCTACTTCTCCAGAGCCGCCTACATGATGGATGCTTTAATGTATCACTTTGGGTTAGATGGGCGCAGTTTTGTGCTGTTAATTATGGGGTTTGGCTGTAACATCCCTGCCATCATGGGAACAAGAGTCATGCGATCGCGGGCTTTACGCTTCCTCACCATGTTGATTATTCCCTTTGCCCTTTGTTCAGCACGCTTGACAGTATTTGTCTTTATTATCGATGCCTTATTTGATCGCCGTTGGGGGCCATTGGTACTGTTTTCGCTGTATCTATTCAGCTTTGGTGTAGCACTGTTAACCGGACTATTGCTTAAAGGCTCGTTTCAAAACCAAGAACCCTTCGTCATTGAACTACCGCCTTATCGCTTCCCCACCCTCAAGCAAATATTTCTGCGCGGATGGGGTGAGTTGAAGCAATTTCTACAACGCGCTACCGGATTTATCACGGCTGGGGTAGCTGGTGTTTGGCTGTTGAGCAACTTACCCCAAGGTACAGCCAACCCGATTAGTAGTACGGGAGAGATGTTAATTGCCATCCCGATTGTAGTGGGGATGGTTACAGGTTGGGATGCAGTCAAAGCCTTCTTGAAGCGAGCCAGTGGATTTATTGTGCTAGGTTTATTAGCCATCTGGTTGTTGACTAATTTACCTGGAGGTGAGAGTGCCAGTTATGCTACACGGATTGGCGAATTTTTTGCCCCAGTTTTGAATCCAGCTGGTATTCCTCAAGAGTTAACTATTGCTTTGATATTTGGGTTCATTGCTAAAGAAATTTTAGTGGGATCTTTAGCAACTATTTATAATCTGGCTGATCCCAATGCTGTGCAAGCAACTATTGCTCAAACCATCTCACCAATTCAAGCATACAGTTTTATGCTCTTTTGTTTGCTGTACACTCCATGTTTGGCAACGGTTGCTACTATTAAGAGCGAGTCCAAGAGTATCCGCTTTACGCTGCTATCGGTTGCCTACGGACTAACGCTAGCTTGGATTGTGAGTACGTTGTTTTATCAAGGAGCAAAGTTCTTAGGTTTGAGTTAG
- a CDS encoding DUF760 domain-containing protein yields MVFDPDFLNDNSEEHPNQLLSDNFGENPNQLLKYLQHQSPEVLARVAQSVSPEIKQIISQNVQGLVGMLPAENFNVQITTDKENLAGLLASAMMTGYFLRQMEQRMQLDHLSNGQ; encoded by the coding sequence ATGGTGTTTGATCCTGACTTTTTGAACGACAATTCCGAGGAACACCCCAACCAGCTACTTTCTGACAACTTTGGGGAAAACCCCAATCAGTTACTCAAGTATCTCCAACATCAGTCTCCTGAAGTTCTAGCCCGCGTTGCCCAATCTGTCAGTCCGGAAATTAAACAAATTATTTCCCAGAATGTCCAAGGGCTAGTGGGTATGCTCCCCGCAGAAAATTTCAACGTCCAAATTACCACCGACAAAGAAAACCTAGCCGGGCTGTTAGCATCGGCCATGATGACAGGTTATTTTCTGCGCCAAATGGAACAAAGGATGCAATTAGATCATTTATCTAATGGTCAATAA
- a CDS encoding HhoA/HhoB/HtrA family serine endopeptidase, with translation MNLSLKQLAVYLSLLAIGGGAGLVGSRYLLPQNRSFQQLKNVTVALPSESVTPNPVSSSLGANGGDNLNFIAHAVQRVGPAVVRINATRKVANPLSDALKNPLLRRFFGEDEQPIPQERIERGTGSGFILSEKGELLTNAHVVADTDIVQVTLKDGRTFEGKVVGIDTITDVAVVKIPGDNLPTVKLGNSQNLIPGQWAIAIGNPLGLDNTVTIGIISATDRTSAQVGVPDKRVSFIQTDAAINPGNSGGPLLNAQGEVIGVNTAIRADAQGLGFAIPIETAARVANELFTKGRAEHPFLGIEMTDLSPTKKQQINREKKLNIQPDTGVVIKSVLKDSPAQKAGLLPGDVIQKINDKPVRTSAQVHKQVEASTVGDILAIEVNRSGKILTLKVQSGAYPKN, from the coding sequence ATGAATTTATCCTTAAAGCAACTAGCCGTTTATTTATCTTTATTGGCGATTGGTGGTGGTGCAGGTTTGGTAGGCAGTCGTTACCTACTTCCACAAAATCGCTCTTTTCAACAACTCAAAAATGTCACAGTGGCTTTACCTTCAGAATCTGTGACTCCTAACCCTGTAAGTAGCTCTCTAGGCGCTAATGGTGGTGATAATCTCAATTTTATTGCTCATGCAGTGCAAAGAGTTGGCCCAGCTGTGGTGCGGATTAATGCTACCCGTAAAGTAGCCAATCCTCTCTCTGATGCTTTGAAAAATCCCCTGCTGCGACGATTTTTTGGTGAGGATGAACAGCCAATTCCGCAAGAACGCATTGAGCGCGGTACTGGTTCAGGGTTTATTTTGAGCGAAAAAGGAGAATTATTAACGAATGCCCATGTAGTAGCAGATACTGATATCGTACAGGTCACTCTCAAAGATGGACGCACTTTTGAGGGGAAAGTCGTAGGTATTGATACTATCACAGATGTCGCTGTGGTGAAGATTCCCGGCGATAATCTCCCGACGGTGAAGTTGGGGAATTCACAGAATTTAATCCCTGGACAGTGGGCGATCGCGATCGGTAATCCTCTAGGCTTAGATAATACCGTCACTATCGGGATTATCAGCGCCACAGATCGTACCAGCGCCCAGGTTGGTGTTCCCGATAAACGAGTCAGCTTTATTCAAACCGATGCCGCAATTAACCCCGGTAACTCCGGCGGGCCTTTGTTAAATGCCCAAGGGGAAGTGATTGGCGTTAATACTGCCATTCGTGCCGATGCTCAAGGACTCGGTTTCGCCATCCCCATCGAAACTGCTGCTCGTGTTGCTAATGAACTTTTTACTAAAGGGCGTGCAGAACATCCTTTCTTGGGGATTGAAATGACAGATTTATCTCCCACCAAAAAGCAGCAGATAAATCGAGAAAAAAAGCTCAATATTCAGCCAGATACAGGCGTTGTGATTAAAAGTGTACTGAAAGATTCACCAGCTCAAAAGGCAGGGTTACTCCCTGGTGATGTGATTCAAAAAATTAACGATAAACCAGTAAGAACATCAGCCCAAGTACATAAACAAGTGGAAGCCAGCACGGTAGGAGATATTTTAGCTATTGAAGTTAACCGCAGTGGCAAAATTCTCACTCTGAAAGTGCAATCAGGCGCTTATCCCAAAAATTAG